A region from the Chelmon rostratus isolate fCheRos1 chromosome 6, fCheRos1.pri, whole genome shotgun sequence genome encodes:
- the LOC121607570 gene encoding kinesin-like protein KIF23 isoform X3: MIRQAKGKTPRRPPPKKPHSNQKDPVGVYCRVRPLGAEDNECCIEVISSSTIQLHAPEGFKTNRNGEYKETQYSFKKVFGVSVSQKELFEHVAKPLVDDLIHGKNGLLFTYGVTGSGKTFTMTGSPGHGGLLPRSLDMIFNSIGTYQAKRYIFKTDDKNGMEVQNEVDALLERQRRENNLPVPKTPSSRQKLDPEIADMIKPEEAYKAVGVDEDSSYSVFVSYIEIYNNYIYDLLEETQEDAIKPKWNGGGTPVRQNTEFIPPQSKILREDQNHNMYVAGCMEIEVKSAEEAFQVFWRGQKKRKVANTCLNRESSRSHSVLIIKLAQAPLDADGDKILQDKNQVTVSQLCLVDLAGSERTGRTGAEGTRIREAGNINQSLLNLRTCIEILRENQMCGTNRMVPYRDSKVTHLFKNYFDGEGKVKMIVCVNPKADDYEETLLVMRFAEMTQEVEVARPVDRPICGFTPGRRHRNQAFKEELSRKLEERGGPVDRDVPSVISHLVLNLPPLPSSELTDPHDDITLPRLIEALQNRHRIRQMMIDEYSKAAHTMKSMLQELDCNLNSNNNFIHEQNGKLAEKDKIIQNNKAEIERLDKKTKMQEHKIDILQKTAKIYEDDKRSLQQELETREQRLQRELSDKRRMEQRMHGVVTDTQLKWEKECDRRVNAKQLEMQNKLWVKDEKLKQLKAIVTESKTSGRPDPPQRQTQPKRPSREERLPAKRSASPSPLPCPVESPHVRPGPVSCTRVEQDEINPRPTCPIPIPSTSSSLSVTSCISALEQWAAQDIRQGYQSASTPTRTHPRADASASKARRRAVCWMREEEEASSLTFDVDLTERSYRTATPVRPLHRRSRSAGGEKWVDHKPSSSMDLGTVLQPVIPNAIQVSAPSEKALSKCDRYVLTHQEVASDGEIQTKLIKGEVIKTRGGGQAVQFTDIETLKQELTTVPSRKRKSSEGKPSNGDQTDGAWTDVETRCSVAMEMRAGSNMGPGYEHHGITKRRKP, translated from the exons ATGATTAGACAAGC GAAGGGTAAAACCCCCCGCAGGCCTCCTCCTAAAAAGCCTCACAGCAACCAGAAAGACCCTGTTGGG GTGTACTGTCGTGTACGACCTCTGGGTGCTGAAGACAATGAGTGCTGCATTGAGGTTATCAGTAGCTCCACCATCCAGCTGCACGCCCCTGAAGGCTTCAAAACAAACCGCAATGGAGAGTACAAAGAG ACACAGTATTCCTTCAAAAAAGTATTTGGAGTTTCAGTATCTCAGAAGGAGCTGTTTGAACATGTGGCCAAACCTCTTGTCGATGACCTGATTCATGGGAAGAATG GTCTGCTCTTTACATACGGGGTCACAGGAAGCGGAAAGACGTTCACCATGACGGGCTCTCCAGGCCATGGTGGACTTCTACCTCGCTCACTTGACATGATCTTCAACAGTATAGGAACCTACCAGGCCAAAAGATat attTTCAAGACCGATGACAAAAATGGTATGGAGGTCCAGAATGAAGTTGATGCTTTGTTGGAGCGCCAAAGGCGAGAAAACAACTTGCCGGTTCCTAAAACACCTTCCTCCAG ACAAAAGCTTGATCCTGAAATTGCTGACATGATTAAGCCGGAGGAGGCCTACAAAGCAGTTGGGGTGGACGAGGACAGCAGCTACAGCGTCTTTGTCTCCTACATAGAAATCTACAACAACTACATCTATGATCTCTTGGAGGAAACTCAGGAGGATGCAATCAAACCGAA GTGGAATGGTGGAGGCACACCTGTGCGCCAGAACACTGAGTTCAT ACCACCTCAATCTAAAATCCTCAGAGAGGATCAGAATCACAACATGTATGTGGCTGGTTGTATGGAGATCGAAGTCAAGTCTGCTGAGGAGGCATTTCAAGTATTCTGGAGAG gtcagaagaagaggaaggttGCGAATACCTGCCTGAACAGAGAGTCCAGTCGCTCCCACAGTGTGCTCATTATTAAACTGGCTCAGGCTCCTCTTGATGCAGATGGCGACAAAATTCTTCAG GATAAAAACCAGGTGACCGTCAGTCAGCTGTGCCTGGTGGACTTGGCAGGAAGTGAGCGCACCGGTAGGACTGGGGCAGAAGGCACTCGTATACGCGAAGCAG GTAACATTAATCAGTCTTTGCTGAATCTGCGGACGTGCATCGAGATACTTCGAGAAAACCAGATGTGCGGCACAAACAGG ATGGTCCCCTACAGAGACTCTAAAGTAACCCATCTGTTCAAGAACTACTTTGATGGAGAGGGCAAAGTCAAGATGATTGTTTGTGTCAATCCCAAAGCTGACGACTACGAGGAAACCTTG CTGGTGATGCGGTTTGCAGAGATGACCCAGGAGGTGGAGGTAGCTCGGCCGGTGGACAGGCCCATCTGTGGCTTCACCCCGGGCCGTCGCCATAGAAACCAGGCCTTTAAAGAAGAGCTGTCTCGCAAGCTTGAGGAGCGTGGTGGTCCAGTAGACAGAG ATGTGCCCTCTGTCATAAGTCACCTGGTGCTCAACCTCCCACCTCTGCCCTCCTCTGAGCTGACCGACCctcatgatgacatcaccctGCCCAGGCTGATCGAAGCTCTGCAGAACAGGCACAGGATCAGGCAGATGATGATTGACGAGTACAGCAAAGCAG CTCACACCATGAAGTCCATGCTTCAGGAACTGGATTGCAACCTCAATTCCAATAACAATTTTATTCATGAACAAAATGGCAAGCTGGCAGAGAAGGACAAAATCATCCAGAACAACAAGGCAGAGATTGAACGCCTCGACAAGAAAACCAAGATGCAAGAACACAAA ATTGATatcctgcagaaaacagctaaaatcTATGAGGACGACAAGCgttcactgcagcaggagctggagacgagagagcagaggctgcagagggagctgtCTGACAAGAGACGCATGGAGCAGCGCATGCATGGCGTGGTCACAGACACCCAGCTCAAATGGGAGAAAGAATGT GACAGACGTGTTAATGCGAAGCAGCTGGAGATGCAAAACAAACTCTGGGTGAAAGACgagaagctgaagcagctcaAGGCCATTGTGACAGAAAGCAAGACTTCAGGTCGTCCTGATCCCCCGCAGCGTCAGACACAGCCAAAACGGCCGTCCAGAGAGGAACGCCTTCCTGCAAAGAGATCGGCCTCGCCATCACCCCTCCCT TGCCCTGTTGAGTCTCCCCATGTCAGACCAGGGCCAGTCAGTTGCACTAGAGTTGAGCAAGATGAAATTAACCCAAGGCCCACCTGCCCCATCCCTATCCCCAGCACCAGTAGCTCTTTGTCTGTGACTAGCTGCATCTCTGCGTTGGAGCAGTGGGCGGCCCAGGACATCAGGCAGGGTTACCAGTCCGCTAGTACGCCCACGAGAACCCACCCCAGGGCAGACGCCTCAGCCAGCAAGGCCAGGAGGAGAGCTGTGTGttggatgagagaggaagaggaggccagcTCCCTTACATTTGATGTAGATCTAACTGAGAGAAGCTACAGG ACGGCAACGCCGGTGCGGCCGCTGCACCGTCGCTCCCGCTCTGCTGGCGGGGAGAAGTGGGTGGACCACAAGCCCTCCTCCAGCATGGACTTGGGTACAGTTTTGCAGCCCGTCATCCCCAATGCCATTCAGGTGTCTGCTCCCAGTGAGAAGGCCCTGTCGAAGTGTGACAGATACGTGTTAACGCACCAGGAGGTTGCCTCTGATGGTGAGATACAGACCAAACTTATTAAG GGTGAGGTGATTaaaaccagaggaggaggacaggctGTCCAGTTCACCGACATtgagacactgaaacaggagCTCACCACAGTCCCAAG CCGCAAAAGAAAATCTTCAGAAGGCAAACCTTCCAATGGAGATCAGACAGATGGAGCTTGGACTGATGTTGAGACGAGG TGCTCTGTGGCTATGGAGATGAGGGCTGGATCAAACATGGGCCCTGGCTATGAGCATCATGGGATCACCAA GCGCAGAAAGCCCTAA
- the LOC121607570 gene encoding kinesin-like protein KIF23 isoform X2, whose protein sequence is MIRQAKGKTPRRPPPKKPHSNQKDPVGVYCRVRPLGAEDNECCIEVISSSTIQLHAPEGFKTNRNGEYKETQYSFKKVFGVSVSQKELFEHVAKPLVDDLIHGKNGLLFTYGVTGSGKTFTMTGSPGHGGLLPRSLDMIFNSIGTYQAKRYIFKTDDKNGMEVQNEVDALLERQRRENNLPVPKTPSSRQKLDPEIADMIKPEEAYKAVGVDEDSSYSVFVSYIEIYNNYIYDLLEETQEDAIKPKPPQSKILREDQNHNMYVAGCMEIEVKSAEEAFQVFWRGQKKRKVANTCLNRESSRSHSVLIIKLAQAPLDADGDKILQDKNQVTVSQLCLVDLAGSERTGRTGAEGTRIREAGNINQSLLNLRTCIEILRENQMCGTNRMVPYRDSKVTHLFKNYFDGEGKVKMIVCVNPKADDYEETLLVMRFAEMTQEVEVARPVDRPICGFTPGRRHRNQAFKEELSRKLEERGGPVDRDVPSVISHLVLNLPPLPSSELTDPHDDITLPRLIEALQNRHRIRQMMIDEYSKAAHTMKSMLQELDCNLNSNNNFIHEQNGKLAEKDKIIQNNKAEIERLDKKTKMQEHKIDILQKTAKIYEDDKRSLQQELETREQRLQRELSDKRRMEQRMHGVVTDTQLKWEKECDRRVNAKQLEMQNKLWVKDEKLKQLKAIVTESKTSGRPDPPQRQTQPKRPSREERLPAKRSASPSPLPTATPVRPLHRRSRSAGGEKWVDHKPSSSMDLGTVLQPVIPNAIQVSAPSEKALSKCDRYVLTHQEVASDGEIQTKLIKGEVIKTRGGGQAVQFTDIETLKQELTTVPSRKRKSSEGKPSNGDQTDGAWTDVETRCSVAMEMRAGSNMGPGYEHHGITKRRKP, encoded by the exons ATGATTAGACAAGC GAAGGGTAAAACCCCCCGCAGGCCTCCTCCTAAAAAGCCTCACAGCAACCAGAAAGACCCTGTTGGG GTGTACTGTCGTGTACGACCTCTGGGTGCTGAAGACAATGAGTGCTGCATTGAGGTTATCAGTAGCTCCACCATCCAGCTGCACGCCCCTGAAGGCTTCAAAACAAACCGCAATGGAGAGTACAAAGAG ACACAGTATTCCTTCAAAAAAGTATTTGGAGTTTCAGTATCTCAGAAGGAGCTGTTTGAACATGTGGCCAAACCTCTTGTCGATGACCTGATTCATGGGAAGAATG GTCTGCTCTTTACATACGGGGTCACAGGAAGCGGAAAGACGTTCACCATGACGGGCTCTCCAGGCCATGGTGGACTTCTACCTCGCTCACTTGACATGATCTTCAACAGTATAGGAACCTACCAGGCCAAAAGATat attTTCAAGACCGATGACAAAAATGGTATGGAGGTCCAGAATGAAGTTGATGCTTTGTTGGAGCGCCAAAGGCGAGAAAACAACTTGCCGGTTCCTAAAACACCTTCCTCCAG ACAAAAGCTTGATCCTGAAATTGCTGACATGATTAAGCCGGAGGAGGCCTACAAAGCAGTTGGGGTGGACGAGGACAGCAGCTACAGCGTCTTTGTCTCCTACATAGAAATCTACAACAACTACATCTATGATCTCTTGGAGGAAACTCAGGAGGATGCAATCAAACCGAA ACCACCTCAATCTAAAATCCTCAGAGAGGATCAGAATCACAACATGTATGTGGCTGGTTGTATGGAGATCGAAGTCAAGTCTGCTGAGGAGGCATTTCAAGTATTCTGGAGAG gtcagaagaagaggaaggttGCGAATACCTGCCTGAACAGAGAGTCCAGTCGCTCCCACAGTGTGCTCATTATTAAACTGGCTCAGGCTCCTCTTGATGCAGATGGCGACAAAATTCTTCAG GATAAAAACCAGGTGACCGTCAGTCAGCTGTGCCTGGTGGACTTGGCAGGAAGTGAGCGCACCGGTAGGACTGGGGCAGAAGGCACTCGTATACGCGAAGCAG GTAACATTAATCAGTCTTTGCTGAATCTGCGGACGTGCATCGAGATACTTCGAGAAAACCAGATGTGCGGCACAAACAGG ATGGTCCCCTACAGAGACTCTAAAGTAACCCATCTGTTCAAGAACTACTTTGATGGAGAGGGCAAAGTCAAGATGATTGTTTGTGTCAATCCCAAAGCTGACGACTACGAGGAAACCTTG CTGGTGATGCGGTTTGCAGAGATGACCCAGGAGGTGGAGGTAGCTCGGCCGGTGGACAGGCCCATCTGTGGCTTCACCCCGGGCCGTCGCCATAGAAACCAGGCCTTTAAAGAAGAGCTGTCTCGCAAGCTTGAGGAGCGTGGTGGTCCAGTAGACAGAG ATGTGCCCTCTGTCATAAGTCACCTGGTGCTCAACCTCCCACCTCTGCCCTCCTCTGAGCTGACCGACCctcatgatgacatcaccctGCCCAGGCTGATCGAAGCTCTGCAGAACAGGCACAGGATCAGGCAGATGATGATTGACGAGTACAGCAAAGCAG CTCACACCATGAAGTCCATGCTTCAGGAACTGGATTGCAACCTCAATTCCAATAACAATTTTATTCATGAACAAAATGGCAAGCTGGCAGAGAAGGACAAAATCATCCAGAACAACAAGGCAGAGATTGAACGCCTCGACAAGAAAACCAAGATGCAAGAACACAAA ATTGATatcctgcagaaaacagctaaaatcTATGAGGACGACAAGCgttcactgcagcaggagctggagacgagagagcagaggctgcagagggagctgtCTGACAAGAGACGCATGGAGCAGCGCATGCATGGCGTGGTCACAGACACCCAGCTCAAATGGGAGAAAGAATGT GACAGACGTGTTAATGCGAAGCAGCTGGAGATGCAAAACAAACTCTGGGTGAAAGACgagaagctgaagcagctcaAGGCCATTGTGACAGAAAGCAAGACTTCAGGTCGTCCTGATCCCCCGCAGCGTCAGACACAGCCAAAACGGCCGTCCAGAGAGGAACGCCTTCCTGCAAAGAGATCGGCCTCGCCATCACCCCTCCCT ACGGCAACGCCGGTGCGGCCGCTGCACCGTCGCTCCCGCTCTGCTGGCGGGGAGAAGTGGGTGGACCACAAGCCCTCCTCCAGCATGGACTTGGGTACAGTTTTGCAGCCCGTCATCCCCAATGCCATTCAGGTGTCTGCTCCCAGTGAGAAGGCCCTGTCGAAGTGTGACAGATACGTGTTAACGCACCAGGAGGTTGCCTCTGATGGTGAGATACAGACCAAACTTATTAAG GGTGAGGTGATTaaaaccagaggaggaggacaggctGTCCAGTTCACCGACATtgagacactgaaacaggagCTCACCACAGTCCCAAG CCGCAAAAGAAAATCTTCAGAAGGCAAACCTTCCAATGGAGATCAGACAGATGGAGCTTGGACTGATGTTGAGACGAGG TGCTCTGTGGCTATGGAGATGAGGGCTGGATCAAACATGGGCCCTGGCTATGAGCATCATGGGATCACCAA GCGCAGAAAGCCCTAA
- the LOC121607570 gene encoding kinesin-like protein KIF23 isoform X1, with protein MIRQAKGKTPRRPPPKKPHSNQKDPVGVYCRVRPLGAEDNECCIEVISSSTIQLHAPEGFKTNRNGEYKETQYSFKKVFGVSVSQKELFEHVAKPLVDDLIHGKNGLLFTYGVTGSGKTFTMTGSPGHGGLLPRSLDMIFNSIGTYQAKRYIFKTDDKNGMEVQNEVDALLERQRRENNLPVPKTPSSRQKLDPEIADMIKPEEAYKAVGVDEDSSYSVFVSYIEIYNNYIYDLLEETQEDAIKPKWNGGGTPVRQNTEFIPPQSKILREDQNHNMYVAGCMEIEVKSAEEAFQVFWRGQKKRKVANTCLNRESSRSHSVLIIKLAQAPLDADGDKILQDKNQVTVSQLCLVDLAGSERTGRTGAEGTRIREAGNINQSLLNLRTCIEILRENQMCGTNRMVPYRDSKVTHLFKNYFDGEGKVKMIVCVNPKADDYEETLLVMRFAEMTQEVEVARPVDRPICGFTPGRRHRNQAFKEELSRKLEERGGPVDRDVPSVISHLVLNLPPLPSSELTDPHDDITLPRLIEALQNRHRIRQMMIDEYSKAAHTMKSMLQELDCNLNSNNNFIHEQNGKLAEKDKIIQNNKAEIERLDKKTKMQEHKIDILQKTAKIYEDDKRSLQQELETREQRLQRELSDKRRMEQRMHGVVTDTQLKWEKECDRRVNAKQLEMQNKLWVKDEKLKQLKAIVTESKTSGRPDPPQRQTQPKRPSREERLPAKRSASPSPLPTATPVRPLHRRSRSAGGEKWVDHKPSSSMDLGTVLQPVIPNAIQVSAPSEKALSKCDRYVLTHQEVASDGEIQTKLIKGEVIKTRGGGQAVQFTDIETLKQELTTVPSRKRKSSEGKPSNGDQTDGAWTDVETRCSVAMEMRAGSNMGPGYEHHGITKRRKP; from the exons ATGATTAGACAAGC GAAGGGTAAAACCCCCCGCAGGCCTCCTCCTAAAAAGCCTCACAGCAACCAGAAAGACCCTGTTGGG GTGTACTGTCGTGTACGACCTCTGGGTGCTGAAGACAATGAGTGCTGCATTGAGGTTATCAGTAGCTCCACCATCCAGCTGCACGCCCCTGAAGGCTTCAAAACAAACCGCAATGGAGAGTACAAAGAG ACACAGTATTCCTTCAAAAAAGTATTTGGAGTTTCAGTATCTCAGAAGGAGCTGTTTGAACATGTGGCCAAACCTCTTGTCGATGACCTGATTCATGGGAAGAATG GTCTGCTCTTTACATACGGGGTCACAGGAAGCGGAAAGACGTTCACCATGACGGGCTCTCCAGGCCATGGTGGACTTCTACCTCGCTCACTTGACATGATCTTCAACAGTATAGGAACCTACCAGGCCAAAAGATat attTTCAAGACCGATGACAAAAATGGTATGGAGGTCCAGAATGAAGTTGATGCTTTGTTGGAGCGCCAAAGGCGAGAAAACAACTTGCCGGTTCCTAAAACACCTTCCTCCAG ACAAAAGCTTGATCCTGAAATTGCTGACATGATTAAGCCGGAGGAGGCCTACAAAGCAGTTGGGGTGGACGAGGACAGCAGCTACAGCGTCTTTGTCTCCTACATAGAAATCTACAACAACTACATCTATGATCTCTTGGAGGAAACTCAGGAGGATGCAATCAAACCGAA GTGGAATGGTGGAGGCACACCTGTGCGCCAGAACACTGAGTTCAT ACCACCTCAATCTAAAATCCTCAGAGAGGATCAGAATCACAACATGTATGTGGCTGGTTGTATGGAGATCGAAGTCAAGTCTGCTGAGGAGGCATTTCAAGTATTCTGGAGAG gtcagaagaagaggaaggttGCGAATACCTGCCTGAACAGAGAGTCCAGTCGCTCCCACAGTGTGCTCATTATTAAACTGGCTCAGGCTCCTCTTGATGCAGATGGCGACAAAATTCTTCAG GATAAAAACCAGGTGACCGTCAGTCAGCTGTGCCTGGTGGACTTGGCAGGAAGTGAGCGCACCGGTAGGACTGGGGCAGAAGGCACTCGTATACGCGAAGCAG GTAACATTAATCAGTCTTTGCTGAATCTGCGGACGTGCATCGAGATACTTCGAGAAAACCAGATGTGCGGCACAAACAGG ATGGTCCCCTACAGAGACTCTAAAGTAACCCATCTGTTCAAGAACTACTTTGATGGAGAGGGCAAAGTCAAGATGATTGTTTGTGTCAATCCCAAAGCTGACGACTACGAGGAAACCTTG CTGGTGATGCGGTTTGCAGAGATGACCCAGGAGGTGGAGGTAGCTCGGCCGGTGGACAGGCCCATCTGTGGCTTCACCCCGGGCCGTCGCCATAGAAACCAGGCCTTTAAAGAAGAGCTGTCTCGCAAGCTTGAGGAGCGTGGTGGTCCAGTAGACAGAG ATGTGCCCTCTGTCATAAGTCACCTGGTGCTCAACCTCCCACCTCTGCCCTCCTCTGAGCTGACCGACCctcatgatgacatcaccctGCCCAGGCTGATCGAAGCTCTGCAGAACAGGCACAGGATCAGGCAGATGATGATTGACGAGTACAGCAAAGCAG CTCACACCATGAAGTCCATGCTTCAGGAACTGGATTGCAACCTCAATTCCAATAACAATTTTATTCATGAACAAAATGGCAAGCTGGCAGAGAAGGACAAAATCATCCAGAACAACAAGGCAGAGATTGAACGCCTCGACAAGAAAACCAAGATGCAAGAACACAAA ATTGATatcctgcagaaaacagctaaaatcTATGAGGACGACAAGCgttcactgcagcaggagctggagacgagagagcagaggctgcagagggagctgtCTGACAAGAGACGCATGGAGCAGCGCATGCATGGCGTGGTCACAGACACCCAGCTCAAATGGGAGAAAGAATGT GACAGACGTGTTAATGCGAAGCAGCTGGAGATGCAAAACAAACTCTGGGTGAAAGACgagaagctgaagcagctcaAGGCCATTGTGACAGAAAGCAAGACTTCAGGTCGTCCTGATCCCCCGCAGCGTCAGACACAGCCAAAACGGCCGTCCAGAGAGGAACGCCTTCCTGCAAAGAGATCGGCCTCGCCATCACCCCTCCCT ACGGCAACGCCGGTGCGGCCGCTGCACCGTCGCTCCCGCTCTGCTGGCGGGGAGAAGTGGGTGGACCACAAGCCCTCCTCCAGCATGGACTTGGGTACAGTTTTGCAGCCCGTCATCCCCAATGCCATTCAGGTGTCTGCTCCCAGTGAGAAGGCCCTGTCGAAGTGTGACAGATACGTGTTAACGCACCAGGAGGTTGCCTCTGATGGTGAGATACAGACCAAACTTATTAAG GGTGAGGTGATTaaaaccagaggaggaggacaggctGTCCAGTTCACCGACATtgagacactgaaacaggagCTCACCACAGTCCCAAG CCGCAAAAGAAAATCTTCAGAAGGCAAACCTTCCAATGGAGATCAGACAGATGGAGCTTGGACTGATGTTGAGACGAGG TGCTCTGTGGCTATGGAGATGAGGGCTGGATCAAACATGGGCCCTGGCTATGAGCATCATGGGATCACCAA GCGCAGAAAGCCCTAA